In Listeria cossartiae subsp. cossartiae, one genomic interval encodes:
- a CDS encoding ECF transporter S component translates to MKIQKLVLCAMLIAMCVIGANIKLMGSVAFDAAPAFIGTLLLGPMYGAVLGIFGHLTSALLAGFPLTLPIHLIVAGMMGVTMLAYGYTRQKLAEKNQILAISVSSVVAFIFNCPLSLLALYPLMHQAVFVLFPVLAVGTICNILVAEIVYQVLPERWKRRIAGY, encoded by the coding sequence TTGAAGATTCAAAAATTAGTCTTATGTGCGATGTTGATTGCGATGTGTGTAATTGGCGCGAACATAAAATTAATGGGTTCTGTTGCATTTGACGCAGCTCCAGCATTTATTGGAACTTTGCTGCTTGGTCCGATGTACGGGGCAGTGCTCGGGATTTTCGGTCATTTAACATCAGCACTACTCGCGGGTTTTCCGCTCACACTACCGATTCATTTGATTGTCGCTGGAATGATGGGTGTAACGATGCTAGCTTATGGCTACACGCGCCAAAAACTAGCTGAAAAAAATCAAATTTTAGCAATTAGTGTATCGAGTGTTGTTGCTTTTATTTTTAATTGTCCGTTATCATTACTCGCACTTTATCCATTAATGCATCAAGCGGTATTTGTTTTATTTCCAGTTCTTGCAGTGGGAACGATTTGTAACATTTTAGTCGCAGAAATCGTTTACCAAGTATTGCCAGAACGCTGGAAAAGACGAATTGCCGGGTACTAA
- the eutD gene encoding ethanolamine utilization phosphate acetyltransferase EutD: protein MNNELITSLIEEVTRRALLETGIEVEASGRHVHLDRETVDALFGPGYELTHFRDLSQPGQYVCKERISIVGPKSVIHNVVILGPIRKKTQVEISSTDGTALGIKAPVRESGDIAGTPGILLLSAKNSVQLSEGLIVAKRHIHMTPADAEKQQVTQSEIVQVKINGDRPLIFDDVVVRISPDFATYMHIDYDEANACGFKKGIRGQIIKKTKAK from the coding sequence ACAAGCCTTATTGAAGAAGTCACTCGCCGCGCGTTACTTGAAACTGGCATAGAAGTAGAAGCATCTGGCCGTCACGTCCATTTAGACCGTGAAACTGTCGATGCACTATTTGGTCCTGGGTATGAACTTACTCATTTCCGTGACCTATCTCAACCGGGTCAATATGTTTGTAAAGAAAGAATTAGCATCGTTGGACCAAAAAGCGTTATTCATAACGTTGTAATTTTAGGCCCAATCCGTAAGAAAACACAAGTAGAAATCAGTTCCACAGATGGTACGGCGCTTGGAATTAAAGCACCGGTTCGCGAAAGTGGAGACATAGCTGGAACACCAGGAATTTTACTTTTATCCGCAAAAAACAGCGTTCAATTATCTGAAGGACTTATTGTTGCTAAACGCCATATTCATATGACGCCTGCTGATGCAGAAAAACAACAAGTTACTCAAAGTGAAATTGTACAAGTGAAAATTAATGGTGACAGACCGCTAATTTTTGACGATGTTGTTGTTCGGATTAGCCCTGATTTCGCTACATATATGCACATTGATTATGACGAAGCCAACGCATGTGGTTTTAAAAAGGGAATTCGAGGTCAAATAATCAAGAAAACAAAGGCTAAATGA
- a CDS encoding cupin domain-containing protein, with protein sequence MADISKELIEQLVKQVIIEKMGQSSKHVDPSGIISIKLPAVKVSEEDRLDTGNPGDVVYTKDLVTLEESKRLGFGLMEMKDTTFDWFLDYDEVDYVIEGRLDVVIDGRTVSAGPGEIIFIPKGSKIKFSVTGEARFVYVTYPADWQSQ encoded by the coding sequence ATGGCTGATATTAGTAAAGAGTTAATCGAACAACTAGTAAAACAAGTTATCATTGAAAAAATGGGCCAAAGTTCCAAACATGTTGATCCAAGCGGTATTATATCGATCAAACTTCCTGCAGTAAAAGTTTCAGAAGAAGATCGTTTAGATACAGGTAACCCGGGTGATGTTGTTTATACAAAAGACTTAGTAACACTAGAAGAAAGTAAACGTCTAGGTTTCGGTCTGATGGAAATGAAAGATACAACATTCGATTGGTTCTTGGATTATGATGAAGTAGATTACGTTATCGAAGGCAGACTAGATGTTGTCATTGATGGCAGAACTGTTTCAGCAGGACCAGGAGAAATTATTTTCATTCCTAAAGGTAGCAAAATCAAGTTTTCCGTTACTGGTGAAGCAAGATTTGTTTATGTTACTTATCCGGCTGATTGGCAGTCACAATAA
- a CDS encoding AraC family transcriptional regulator, with protein sequence MEKEKVINIQPLMTKQVENQFTQQIHEDFNKKNPDHSALLHSLETVEVLDVLSDYYSAHEKQKQPKKEAATASKSGGEHKEIKQAIRYIKKNIHRSITLEEVANYVYLSPFYLSKLFKNELNINFINYVNEQKMLYAKEQLEKSDWAVHTIAKNLGFSRASYFCKVFKKEFDMTPKEYRDSLK encoded by the coding sequence TTGGAGAAAGAAAAAGTTATCAACATTCAACCACTCATGACTAAGCAAGTTGAAAATCAATTTACGCAACAAATTCATGAAGATTTTAACAAGAAAAATCCAGATCATTCCGCCCTACTTCATTCGCTTGAAACGGTCGAAGTGCTGGATGTGCTAAGTGATTATTACTCCGCGCACGAAAAACAAAAACAACCAAAAAAAGAAGCGGCTACTGCAAGTAAATCTGGTGGCGAGCATAAAGAAATCAAACAAGCCATTCGTTACATTAAAAAGAATATCCACCGCTCTATCACACTAGAAGAAGTAGCGAATTATGTTTATTTAAGCCCCTTTTATTTAAGTAAATTATTTAAAAACGAATTGAATATTAATTTTATCAATTACGTCAATGAACAAAAAATGCTCTATGCGAAAGAACAATTAGAAAAAAGCGACTGGGCAGTGCATACAATTGCCAAGAACTTAGGTTTCTCAAGAGCCAGCTATTTTTGCAAAGTATTTAAAAAAGAATTCGATATGACACCAAAAGAATATCGCGATTCCTTAAAATAA
- a CDS encoding ethanolamine utilization microcompartment shell protein, translating into MAEQSLGILELRSISKGYEMADVFLKAGNVTLFTFRPTCPGKFLIILQGASGELTSAMQDAKEEAGKFHVSSYILHMAHEELLAFLNNKHPKVEVDAVGIIEISQLGAGLNAVNEALKKSAIHLKRMTLGASIGGKFVAVFTGEVSAIQEGMRILIETAEPKKVIHHTVIPSPDELLKRYL; encoded by the coding sequence ATGGCTGAACAGTCCTTAGGTATTCTTGAACTCAGGAGTATAAGTAAAGGTTACGAAATGGCCGATGTTTTCTTGAAAGCCGGCAATGTAACTTTATTTACTTTTCGTCCGACATGTCCTGGTAAATTTTTGATTATTTTGCAAGGCGCTTCCGGTGAACTTACTAGTGCGATGCAAGATGCAAAAGAAGAAGCTGGAAAATTTCATGTTTCTTCTTATATTTTGCATATGGCGCACGAAGAATTACTTGCTTTTCTAAACAATAAACACCCTAAAGTGGAAGTTGATGCAGTAGGAATTATCGAAATCAGTCAGCTCGGTGCTGGGCTAAACGCGGTCAATGAGGCGCTGAAAAAATCAGCTATTCATTTAAAACGGATGACGCTCGGTGCTTCGATTGGTGGAAAATTTGTCGCTGTTTTTACAGGGGAAGTTAGTGCTATTCAAGAAGGGATGCGGATTCTAATCGAAACCGCCGAACCAAAAAAGGTGATACATCATACGGTTATTCCTTCTCCTGATGAACTTTTAAAACGCTATCTATAG
- a CDS encoding TIGR02536 family ethanolamine utilization protein, whose translation MSMELEALIKAVTEEVMKRLQLPEKKMIIMGQDAEHTLRQCYLKEYQVSLYDRSERACDILLLEELDIAELARISLFAPMNKKEQFITDHLLAGRPTWIMKSGIKAHAYKRSAKYGIRQLFQEYEEKLSRFGVEFIESPVKDTKISKVITEQDVEKLTKNKSEFILPKGSFLTPLAKDYLQENRISIKES comes from the coding sequence ATGAGTATGGAATTAGAAGCACTCATAAAAGCCGTCACTGAGGAAGTCATGAAACGATTACAACTTCCAGAAAAGAAAATGATTATCATGGGTCAAGATGCAGAACACACTCTCAGACAGTGTTATCTAAAAGAATATCAAGTTTCGCTTTATGATCGTTCTGAACGCGCTTGTGACATTTTACTACTGGAAGAATTGGACATCGCTGAATTAGCTCGAATCAGTTTGTTTGCACCGATGAACAAAAAAGAACAATTTATTACAGATCATCTTTTAGCAGGACGGCCTACTTGGATTATGAAGAGTGGCATCAAAGCACATGCTTACAAACGTTCCGCTAAATATGGTATCAGACAACTTTTTCAAGAGTACGAGGAGAAGCTGAGCCGATTTGGTGTCGAATTTATCGAAAGTCCGGTAAAAGATACGAAAATAAGCAAAGTTATCACCGAACAGGATGTTGAAAAACTGACTAAGAACAAAAGCGAATTCATTTTGCCTAAAGGAAGTTTCTTAACACCACTTGCAAAAGATTATTTACAGGAAAATCGAATAAGCATTAAAGAAAGTTAG
- a CDS encoding EutN/CcmL family microcompartment protein, which yields MQIGKVTGSLWATRKDEKLNGLKLLLVEICTDETEDVRHSIVAADNAGAGNGDLVLVTTGSAARASTGDNTIPVDACIVGIIDSVERYG from the coding sequence ATGCAAATTGGAAAAGTTACCGGGAGTTTATGGGCAACAAGAAAAGACGAAAAACTGAATGGTTTAAAACTACTATTAGTAGAGATTTGTACCGATGAAACGGAAGATGTAAGACATTCCATAGTGGCAGCTGATAATGCCGGAGCAGGAAACGGCGATCTTGTGCTCGTTACAACTGGTAGCGCAGCACGAGCATCTACTGGGGACAATACAATACCAGTGGACGCTTGTATCGTCGGCATTATCGACTCGGTAGAACGTTATGGCTGA
- the eutH gene encoding ethanolamine utilization protein EutH, translating into MSINEIIIYLMVIFMILGAIDKIIGNKFGLGAQFEEGIMAMGSLTLAMVGIITLAPVLAKILSPIVVPIYTALGADPAMFATTLLANDMGGFALAQELALTPDAGLFAGAILGSMMGPTIVFTIPVALGIINKNDHKYLATGVLSGIITIPIGCLIGGLVAGFSPIMIFKNLVPIILVAALIMLGLWFKPEGMIKGFTIFGKGVVIVATIGLVAGAVQQLTGLTIIPGIAPIGEGIEIVGGIALVLAGAFCLVFVITKLFNKPLMKMGKLLGMNEVAAAGMVATLANSIPMLQMLKDMDERGKIINVAFAVSAAFVLGDHLGFTAGVAKDMIFPMIVGKLVGGVTAVGVGIYMANRMMKKNKTKEQTAVKDNG; encoded by the coding sequence TTGAGCATTAATGAAATTATTATTTATTTAATGGTTATCTTTATGATTTTAGGAGCTATTGACAAAATTATCGGTAACAAATTTGGCTTAGGTGCACAATTTGAAGAAGGTATTATGGCAATGGGTTCACTAACACTAGCAATGGTCGGGATTATTACGTTAGCACCAGTTTTAGCGAAAATTTTAAGCCCGATTGTTGTACCAATTTATACGGCGCTTGGGGCTGACCCGGCAATGTTTGCAACAACGTTACTTGCGAATGACATGGGTGGTTTTGCGCTAGCTCAAGAACTTGCGCTAACTCCTGATGCTGGTCTTTTTGCGGGAGCGATTTTAGGTTCGATGATGGGACCAACAATCGTTTTCACTATTCCAGTAGCACTTGGAATTATTAACAAAAATGATCACAAATATTTAGCGACTGGTGTATTATCCGGTATTATTACTATTCCAATCGGTTGTTTAATCGGTGGACTTGTAGCTGGCTTCTCTCCAATTATGATTTTCAAAAACTTAGTACCAATTATTCTTGTAGCTGCTCTAATTATGTTAGGTCTTTGGTTCAAACCAGAAGGCATGATTAAAGGCTTCACTATTTTCGGTAAAGGCGTAGTAATTGTTGCTACTATCGGGCTAGTTGCTGGAGCTGTTCAACAATTAACTGGTTTAACTATTATTCCAGGAATTGCACCAATCGGCGAAGGTATTGAAATCGTTGGTGGTATTGCACTAGTTCTTGCAGGAGCTTTCTGTTTAGTATTCGTTATTACGAAACTTTTCAACAAGCCTCTTATGAAAATGGGTAAATTACTTGGTATGAATGAAGTTGCGGCAGCTGGTATGGTTGCTACACTTGCAAACAGTATCCCAATGCTACAAATGCTAAAAGATATGGATGAGCGCGGTAAAATTATTAACGTTGCTTTCGCAGTATCTGCGGCCTTTGTTTTAGGTGATCATCTAGGCTTTACAGCTGGTGTTGCTAAAGATATGATCTTCCCAATGATCGTCGGGAAATTAGTCGGAGGGGTAACTGCTGTTGGTGTTGGTATCTACATGGCTAACCGAATGATGAAAAAAAATAAAACAAAAGAACAAACGGCGGTGAAAGATAATGGCTGA